One Aegilops tauschii subsp. strangulata cultivar AL8/78 chromosome 7, Aet v6.0, whole genome shotgun sequence genomic window carries:
- the LOC109755798 gene encoding protein SRG1 has translation MADAEPWKTVKIPPIVQELATGVQEPPSRYVIAEQNRPTAAGSEMPDPIPIIDLSRLSDNCADEVAKLQSALENWGLFLAVGHGMEQSFLGEVMGVARDFFKLPLEEKQKYSNLVNDNEVRIEGYGNDMVVSEKQILDWCDRLYIIVEPENRRIYSLWPTQPPSFRDILSEYTVRCHKIANLFLQNLAKLVDLHKDYFVNMFDENALTYARLNYYPNCPKPDDVFGMKPHTDASVITIVFIDDNVSGLQLQKDGVWYSVPIVPNALLVNVGDVMEIMSNGFFKSPIHRVVTNAEKERLSLVMFYTMNPEKEIEPLSELVDEKRPRRYRKTTTNDYIAKLFETFARGTLAIDTVKI, from the exons ATGGCTGATGCAGAGCCATGGAAGACAGTCAAGATACCCCCGATCGTGCAGGAGCTGGCGACCGGCGTGCAGGAGCCACCGAGCCGGTATGTGATCGCTGAGCAGAACCGGCCCACCGCTGCTGGTTCTGAGATGCCCGATCCCATACCCATCATCGATCTCAGCCGACTGTCTGACAACTGTGCTGATGAGGTTGCCAAGCTGCAGTCCGCCTTGGAGAACTGGGGCCTGTTCCTG GCTGTGGGCCATGGAATGGAGCAAAGTTTTCTTGGTGAGGTGATGGGAGTGGCTAGGGATTTTTTCAAGCTCCCACTGGAAGAGAAGCAGAAGTATTCAAACCTGGTGAACGACAATGAAGTCAGGATCGAAGGTTACGGGAACGACATGGTCGTATCAGAGAAGCAAATCCTGGACTGGTGTGACCGCCTCTACATCATAGTGGAACCTGAGAATCGAAGAATCTACAGCTTGTGGCCAACACAGCCTCCATCGTTCAG AGATATTCTGAGCGAGTACACGGTCAGGTGCCATAAGATCGCCAACCTTTTCCTCCAGAACCTGGCCAAGCTAGTAGATTTACACAAGGACTACTTCGTCAACATGTTCGACGAGAATGCCTTGACATATGCCAGGTTAAACTACTATCCTAACTGTCCAAAGCCGGACGACGTCTTCGGCATGAAGCCCCACACCGATGCCTCGGTGATCACAATCGTCTTCATCGATGATAATGTCAGCGGGCTCCAGCTTCAGAAAGATGGTGTCTGGTACAGCGTACCAATTGTTCCGAATGCATTACTCGTGAACGTGGGAGATGTAATGGAG ATAATGAGCAATGGATTCTTCAAGAGCCCGATTCACAGGGTTGTGACCAATGCAGAGAAAGAGAGGCTATCTTTGGTGATGTTCTACACGATGAACCCGGAGAAGGAGATTGAGCCACTGTCAGAGCTGGTGGATGAGAAAAGACCGAGGCGGTACAGGAAGACAACAACTAATGACTACATAGCAAAACTCTTCGAAACTTTTGCTAGGGGGACACTAGCTATCGACACGGTGAAGATCTGA
- the LOC109755765 gene encoding protein LATERAL BRANCHING OXIDOREDUCTASE 1-like — MADGQPSKSVEIPPIVQELVTDVQEPPSRYVVPEQDRPDVAGSEMPEPIAIVDLSRLSSTDNSDDENVKLRSALENWGLFLAVGHGMEPSFLGEVMKVTREFYKLPLEEKQKYSNFVDGKEFRMEGYGSDMVISEKQILDWCDRFNLVVEPESRRNYTLWPTQPPSFRDILSEYTVRCREITNLVLKNLAKLLSLDKDYFINMLDENAITHARFNYYPHCPKPDQVFGLKPHSDATVITIVFIDDSVSGLQLQKNNVWYDVPIIPNALLVNMGDVMEIMSNGFFKSPVHRVVTNAEKERLSLVMFYAMDPEREIEPVQELVDEKNPRRYRKIKTKDYIAEIFKTFARGALAIDTVKI, encoded by the exons ATGGCTGACGGCCAACCCTCAAAGTCTGTCGAGATACCACCAATTGTGCAAGAGCTGGTAACCGACGTGCAGGAGCCACCAAGCCGGTACGTTGTTCCCGAGCAAGACCGCCCCGATGTGGCTGGTTCTGAGATGCCTGAGCCCATCGCCATTGTTGATCTCAGCCGTCTATCTTCCACTGACAACAGCGACGATGAGAATGTCAAGCTGAGGTCTGCCTTGGAGAACTGGGGCCTCTTCCTA GCTGTTGGACATGGGATGGAGCCAAGCTTTCTTGGTGAGGTGATGAAAGTGACAAGAGAATTTTACAAACTCCCACTGGAAGAGAAACAGAAGTACTCAAACTTTGTGGATGGCAAGGAGTTCAGAATGGAAGGATATGGGAGCGACATGGTCATATCAGAGAAGCAGATCTTGGACTGGTGCGACCGGTTCAATCTCGTAGTGGAACCTGAGTCTCGGAGAAACTATACTCTATGGCCAACACAACCTCCTTCTTTCAG AGATATTCTGAGCGAGTACACAGTCAGATGCAGGGAGATCACCAACCTTGTCCTCAAGAACCTGGCCAAGCTGCTCAGTTTAGACAAGGACTATTTCATCAACATGCTCGATGAGAATGCCATTACACACGCCAGGTTTAACTACTACCCTCACTGTCCCAAGCCGGACCAAGTCTTTGGCCTGAAGCCCCACTCAGATGCCACAGTGATCACAATTGTCTTCATCGATGATAGCGTGAGTGGGCTTCAACTGCAGAAAAATAATGTCTGGTATGATGTGCCAATCATTCCGAACGCACTACTTGTGAACATGGGAGATGTAATGGAG ATAATGAGCAATGGGTTCTTCAAGAGTCCGGTTCACAGGGTTGTCACCAATGCTGAGAAAGAGCGTCTGTCATTGGTGATGTTCTATGCGATGGACCCGGAAAGGGAGATTGAGCCAGTGCAAGAGCTGGTGGACGAGAAGAATCCGAGGCGGTACAGGAAGATCAAAACCAAAGACTACATAGCAGAGATATTCAAAACTTTTGCAAGAGGGGCACTAGCCATTGACACAGTGAAGATCTGA